In the Nymphalis io chromosome 2, ilAglIoxx1.1, whole genome shotgun sequence genome, one interval contains:
- the LOC126777634 gene encoding 60S ribosomal protein L7a — protein sequence MVQKKPKKKVGKKVAAAPLVVKKVEPKKVVNPLFEKRTKNFAIGQDIQPTRDLSRFVKWPKYIRIQRQKAVLQRRLKVPPPINQFTQTLDKTTAKGLFKILEKYRPETEAVRKERLRKAAEAKVAKKEEPPAKRPNTIRSGTNTVTKLVEKKKAQLVVIAHDVDPIELVLFLPALCRKMGVPYCIVKGKSRLGALVHRKTCTCLALTHVESGDRAAFSKVVEAIRTNFNERYEELRRHWGGGVLGNKSNARIAKLEKAKAREIAQKQG from the exons ATGGTGCAGAAGAAG cCTAAGAAGAAGGTTGGAAAGAAAGTAGCGGCTGCTCCTCTAGTCGTGAAGAAAGTTGAACCTAAAAAGGTTGTAAATCCTCTCTTCGAGAAGAGAACAAAGAATTTTGCGATCG GCCAAGATATCCAGCCGACCCGTGATCTTTCCCGGTTTGTAAAATGGCCCAAGTACATTCGCATCCAGCGCCAGAAGGCCGTACTCCAACGCCGTCTCAAGGTGCCGCCACCAATCAACCAGTTCACCCAGACCTTGGATAAGACCACAG caAAGGGTCTGTTCAAGATCCTCGAGAAATACAGACCAGAGACTGAAGCAGTCAGGAAGGAACGCCTGAGGAAAGCTGCTGAAGCTAAg GTTGCCAAGAAGGAAGAGCCACCAGCGAAGAGGCCAAACACCATTCGCTCTGGTACCAACACCGTCACCAAGTTGGTTGAGAAGAAGAAGGCTCAGCTAGTTGTGATTGCACATGACGTCGATCCCATTGAg TTGGTACTTTTCCTGCCAGCCTTGTGCCGTAAAATGGGTGTGCCGTACTGTATTGTCAAGGGTAAATCCCGTCTCGGAGCCCTTGTACACAGGAAGACCTGCACATGCTTAGCTCTGACGCat GTGGAGTCTGGTGACAGAGCCGCCTTCTCCAAGGTGGTTGAAGCCATCAGAACGAACTTCAACGAGCGCTACGAAGAGCTCCGCAGGCACTGGGGCGGTGGTGTGCTCGGTAACAAGTCTAACGCGCGTATCGCTAAACTCGAGAAGGCTAAAGCACGCGAGATCGCGCAGAAACAGGGCTAa
- the LOC126777452 gene encoding uncharacterized protein LOC126777452, protein MFIIYCSIIILVLINSSKSIKLDMEATISLGKEVMESLSGFLGEGLNNRRSMAPVVDEDNITTLVRTAALCKDLQFCVPMWKFTEGYVIVLANSIQTILSGILEDSFKTFIFEGQLKLYLEIVRHILENTNEKISEGNEIYYWIDAMKNICSKFQEMSSIFITEEFQIDPNKINEVKKELNQKLTITTVLVELKYQTELCVEHNICLKSFEITKALNTLLQRFKTLSDEKVRQFIKYLYEALFDTAFYSYINEATAHELQVILNDMAYSKEVSTKDLLLIIQEIVQTRLNTITTTRDEKLFHDALLIHGILSDMDHIYSVHKSKPFAEFFENFINWTDSLDFQFDKDIRLVLRDIGEKLWAVPDNLLVKLTNEVKVFLELTVDPIPKNS, encoded by the exons atgtttattatatactgtTCGATTATAATCTTAG TTCTTATAAATTCTTCTAAAAGCATCAAACTCGACATGGAAGCTACCATCAGCTTAGGTAAAGAAGTCATGGAGTCACTATCTGGTTTTTTGGGTGAAGGTTTAAATAACAGGCGATCTATGGCACCGGTTGTGGATGAAGATAACATCACAACTCTTGTTAGAACGGCAGCTCTTTGCAAGGATCTACAATTCTGCGTTCCAATGTGGAAGTTCACCGAGGGATATGTAATAGTACTGGCCAACTCTATACAAACTATCCTCAGCGGAATACTAGAAGATAGTTTTAAGACGTTTATATTTGAAGGTCAATTGAAGCTCTATTTGGAAATAGTGAGACACATTCTCGAGAATACGAATGAAAAGATAAGTGAGGGTAATGAGATTTATTACTGGATAGATGCGATGAAAAATATCTGTTCGAAGTTCCAAGAAATGTCGTCGATATTTATAACAGAGGAATTTCAGATCGACCCGAACAAAATAAACGAAGTTAAAAAAGAACTGAATCAAAAATTAACTATTACGACAGTCTTGGTAGAATTGAAGTATCAAACCGAATTGTGTGTTGAACACAATATTTGTCTCAAATCGTTTGAAATAACAAAAGCCTTGAATACGCTTCTTCAACGATTTAAAACATTATCTGATGAAAAAGTTAGACAGttcattaagtatttatatgaaGCACTCTTTGATACAgcgttttattcatatataaacgAAGCAACTGCACACGAGCTTCAAGTCATTTTAAACGATATGGCTTATTCAAAAGAAGTATCaacaaaagatttattattaataattcaagaGATAGTTCAAACAAGATTGAACACAATAACAACGACCAGAGATGAAAAATTGTTTCACGACGCTCTCCTAATTCATGGTATTTTATCAGATATGGATCATATATACAGTGTACATAAATCGAAACCATTTGCTGAATTTTTcgagaattttataaattggaCTGATTCGTTAGATTTCCAATTCGATAAAGATATACGCTTGGTTTTGCGAGATATCGGAGAGAAATTGTGGGCAGTCCCTGATAATTTGTTGGTGAAACTGACGAATGAAGTTAAAGTATTTCTGGAGTTAACTGTGGATCCTATTCCGAAAAATTCATAA